A portion of the Burkholderia pseudomultivorans genome contains these proteins:
- the tcuA gene encoding FAD-dependent tricarballylate dehydrogenase TcuA, with protein sequence MLDVLVIGGGNAALCAALMAREAGASVLMLEAAPREWRGGNSSHTRNLRCMHDAPQDVLVDAYPESEYFDDLMKVTGGLTDERLARIAIRASSNCRDWMRRHGVRFQPPLSGALHVARTNAFFMGGGKALVNAYYRSAEALGVSVRYDAPVDAIEIKDGRFVAARVRGERIEARACVLAAGGFESNREWLREAWGEVNGEWVADNFLIRGTRFNEGVVLKYMIEAGADAIGDPSQSHCVAIDARAPLYDGGICTRVDCVSLGVVLNRNAERFYDEGEDFWPKRYAIWGRLVAFQPGQIAYSIIDSKAVGRFMPPVFPGVRAGSLAELARATGLNEQSFVNTIEAYNAACRPGTFNHAVLDDCRTDGLTPPKTHWAQPIDKPPFYAYALRPGITFTYLGLKTNEHAAVHFGGKPSPNLFVAGEMMAGNVLGKGYTAGIGMAIGTAFGRIAGVEAARAAQRINEKETDHAVA encoded by the coding sequence ATGCTGGACGTACTGGTAATAGGAGGCGGTAACGCGGCGCTATGCGCGGCGCTGATGGCACGGGAAGCCGGTGCATCTGTGCTGATGCTGGAAGCAGCGCCGCGCGAATGGCGCGGCGGAAATTCGTCGCACACTCGCAACCTGCGCTGCATGCACGACGCGCCGCAAGATGTGCTCGTTGATGCGTATCCGGAAAGCGAATACTTCGACGACCTGATGAAGGTGACGGGCGGATTGACGGACGAGCGGCTCGCAAGGATCGCGATACGCGCGTCATCGAACTGTCGGGACTGGATGCGCAGGCACGGAGTCCGATTTCAGCCGCCGCTGTCGGGCGCATTGCATGTTGCCCGGACCAATGCATTTTTCATGGGCGGCGGGAAGGCACTGGTCAACGCATACTATCGAAGCGCAGAGGCACTTGGGGTGAGCGTGCGCTATGACGCGCCGGTCGACGCGATCGAGATCAAGGACGGGCGTTTCGTTGCGGCACGGGTGCGCGGAGAACGCATCGAGGCCCGAGCGTGCGTGCTGGCGGCGGGTGGCTTCGAGTCGAATCGTGAGTGGCTGCGAGAAGCATGGGGCGAGGTCAACGGGGAATGGGTCGCTGACAATTTCCTCATCCGCGGAACGCGCTTCAACGAAGGCGTCGTGCTCAAGTACATGATCGAGGCCGGTGCCGACGCAATCGGCGATCCGTCGCAATCGCACTGTGTCGCGATCGATGCCCGCGCGCCGCTTTACGATGGCGGAATATGTACGCGCGTCGACTGCGTTTCCCTCGGTGTCGTGCTGAACCGCAATGCAGAGCGGTTCTACGATGAGGGCGAGGACTTCTGGCCGAAGCGATACGCGATCTGGGGGCGCCTTGTCGCTTTCCAGCCAGGTCAGATCGCCTACTCGATCATCGATTCGAAAGCCGTCGGACGCTTCATGCCGCCCGTATTTCCGGGAGTCCGTGCGGGGTCGCTCGCCGAGCTGGCACGAGCGACGGGTTTGAACGAGCAGAGTTTCGTCAATACGATCGAGGCGTACAACGCTGCGTGCCGCCCGGGCACGTTCAATCATGCCGTGCTCGACGACTGCCGGACCGACGGTCTCACGCCGCCCAAAACGCACTGGGCCCAGCCGATCGACAAACCACCGTTTTATGCGTATGCGCTGCGTCCCGGCATCACGTTCACGTATCTCGGCCTGAAAACCAACGAACATGCGGCCGTGCACTTCGGTGGAAAGCCGTCGCCGAACCTGTTCGTCGCCGGAGAAATGATGGCAGGAAACGTCCTCGGAAAGGGCTATACGGCCGGTATCGGCATGGCGATCGGCACGGCGTTTGGCCGCATTGCCGGTGTCGAGGCGGCACGTGCCGCCCAACGAATCAATGAAAAGGAAACCGATCATGCAGTCGCTTGA
- the tcuB gene encoding tricarballylate utilization 4Fe-4S protein TcuB → MQSLEALAREANALAETPPATVRGVLLSDGEREVSRIMQICNACRYCEGFCAVFPAMTRRLEFGRADIHLLANLCHNCGACLHSCQYAPPHEFAVNVPRAMAEVRVSTYTEYAWPPALGALYKRNGMTLAVALAAGLTAFLMLAGRGARSAADIAGSNFYAIFPHNFLAIVFGAVFLFSALALGIGVRRFWRNEDPGDASIDAALEATKSVLTLRYLGGGHGDGCNNDDDAFSLLRRRFHHLTFYGFLLCFASTCVATLYHYAFHLEAPYDYASLPVVLGTVGGVSLLVGTCGLLWLNIRRHPLHGAPAQKPMDRGFVLLLILTAASGLALLALRSTNLMPTLLAVHLGIVMALFATLPYGKFAHGIYRSAALLKWAIEKRRPSTLLVEE, encoded by the coding sequence ATGCAGTCGCTTGAAGCGCTTGCTCGCGAGGCGAACGCGCTCGCGGAGACTCCCCCGGCCACGGTGCGTGGCGTCCTTCTGTCGGACGGCGAACGCGAGGTCAGTCGAATCATGCAGATCTGCAATGCGTGTCGCTATTGCGAAGGATTCTGTGCCGTTTTCCCGGCGATGACGCGCCGCCTCGAATTCGGGCGTGCCGACATTCATCTTCTCGCCAATCTCTGTCACAACTGCGGCGCCTGCCTTCATTCGTGTCAGTATGCTCCGCCGCATGAATTCGCGGTCAACGTACCGCGCGCCATGGCAGAGGTACGCGTGAGCACCTATACGGAATACGCATGGCCGCCGGCATTGGGGGCTCTCTACAAGCGAAACGGGATGACGCTCGCCGTGGCGCTGGCTGCCGGACTGACGGCGTTTTTGATGCTGGCGGGGCGAGGCGCACGATCGGCTGCCGATATTGCCGGATCCAATTTCTACGCGATTTTTCCGCACAACTTCCTTGCGATCGTGTTCGGTGCCGTTTTCCTATTTTCGGCGCTGGCACTTGGGATCGGCGTGCGACGCTTCTGGCGCAACGAGGATCCGGGTGACGCGTCAATCGATGCCGCATTGGAGGCGACGAAGAGCGTGTTGACGCTTCGATATCTCGGAGGCGGTCACGGCGACGGCTGCAATAACGACGACGACGCCTTCTCGCTTCTCCGTCGACGGTTCCATCACCTGACGTTCTACGGGTTCCTGCTGTGTTTCGCGTCGACCTGCGTGGCCACGCTGTATCACTACGCGTTCCATCTCGAGGCGCCGTACGATTATGCGAGCTTGCCGGTTGTGCTTGGTACGGTCGGTGGCGTGAGCCTGCTTGTCGGCACCTGTGGGCTCCTGTGGCTTAACATCAGGCGCCACCCGCTTCATGGCGCCCCGGCCCAGAAGCCGATGGACCGCGGATTTGTCCTGCTCCTGATCCTGACCGCCGCTTCCGGGCTTGCACTTCTTGCACTGCGTAGCACGAATCTGATGCCAACGCTGCTGGCCGTTCACCTCGGGATCGTGATGGCGCTGTTCGCGACACTGCCCTACGGCAAGTTTGCGCACGGGATCTATCGTTCCGCGGCGCTCCTGAAATGGGCAATCGAGAAGCGCCGGCCGTCGACGTTGCTCGTCGAGGAGTAA
- a CDS encoding arabinose transporter — MTTPSSTIPNQRTVSALAPLMAVVLVAFLIIGIALPVLPLHVHDDLKLGTFFVGLVTGSQFAASLFSRVWAGHFADKSGAKLAVIVGMASASVAGLIYLSSLVVASMPLVSVTILIVGRAVLGAAESFIITGALSWGLARVHASISGKVIAWIGMAMYAAFALGAPLGTVLYAKYGFSAIAFATVLMPLATLTLVLPMNAIAPLSRSGPSMTKVIRAVAAPGIGLAMSSIGFGSIMAFVSLLFVEQGWQPAWLSFTVFAISFIAARVVFGHLPDKLGGGKVALIFVLIEAAGQALIWAATGSAPALLGAAMTGIGYSLVYPALGVEAVHRVPPQNRGLAMGAYTAFLDLALGIASPALGLLAHWAGLRMVFLVAAMIACGSAGVSVALMRAAGRR, encoded by the coding sequence ATGACAACTCCATCCTCGACCATCCCGAACCAGCGCACGGTATCGGCACTCGCACCGCTGATGGCGGTCGTGCTCGTCGCATTCCTGATCATCGGCATTGCGCTGCCGGTGTTGCCGCTTCACGTGCACGACGACCTGAAACTCGGCACGTTCTTCGTCGGTCTGGTGACCGGTAGCCAGTTCGCCGCCTCGCTGTTCTCACGCGTCTGGGCCGGCCACTTCGCCGACAAATCGGGAGCGAAACTCGCCGTGATCGTCGGCATGGCATCAGCCTCGGTGGCCGGCCTCATTTACTTGTCATCGCTCGTCGTCGCGTCGATGCCGCTCGTATCGGTGACCATCCTGATCGTCGGCCGCGCAGTTCTGGGCGCCGCTGAGAGCTTCATCATCACCGGCGCATTGAGTTGGGGGTTGGCGCGTGTCCACGCCAGCATTTCCGGCAAAGTCATCGCATGGATCGGGATGGCGATGTATGCCGCTTTTGCCCTCGGCGCACCGCTCGGCACTGTGCTGTATGCGAAGTACGGATTTTCGGCCATCGCATTCGCGACCGTGCTGATGCCGCTCGCCACCTTGACGCTGGTGCTGCCGATGAATGCGATCGCCCCGCTGTCACGAAGCGGCCCGTCGATGACGAAGGTCATCCGCGCTGTCGCTGCACCGGGAATCGGCCTCGCGATGAGCAGCATCGGCTTCGGCTCGATCATGGCCTTCGTTTCGCTGCTGTTCGTCGAGCAAGGCTGGCAGCCAGCATGGCTGTCTTTTACCGTTTTCGCGATCTCGTTCATCGCCGCGCGCGTCGTATTCGGCCATCTTCCCGACAAATTGGGGGGCGGCAAGGTCGCGCTCATCTTCGTGCTGATCGAAGCCGCCGGACAGGCACTCATCTGGGCGGCGACCGGCTCTGCACCGGCACTGCTCGGCGCGGCAATGACCGGCATAGGTTATTCGCTCGTGTATCCCGCGCTAGGCGTCGAAGCCGTTCACCGCGTTCCCCCGCAGAATCGCGGGCTCGCGATGGGCGCCTATACGGCATTCCTCGATCTCGCGTTGGGAATCGCGAGCCCCGCGCTCGGGCTGCTCGCACACTGGGCCGGCCTGCGCATGGTGTTTCTCGTCGCAGCAATGATCGCATGCGGATCCGCCGGCGTGTCTGTCGCGCTAATGAGGGCAGCCGGTCGTCGTTAA
- a CDS encoding xanthine dehydrogenase family protein molybdopterin-binding subunit, translated as MCPRGHLASDLLPTIGRASFIDGLRKTHEQITAACRGAVERAGDRILLKRGNAAEVLTSSGTIVEAEYHAPFAEHAAMEPLNGTALVTAERVDVWHPSQQAQQAHIVAAQEAGLSPDKVYFHQTYVGGGFGRRVTGNDVRMVVAVAKRYPGRPVKVIWSREETMRQGRYRSIESVRLRAALDADGMPVAFHARAAGAPDFFTNYLHDGPLSAGIVDHVLVESSTVPLHVLTGSYRGPGYNAHATFIETFVDECAHVAGIDPLAYRLKLYSRWPDPGWVRCLTEVADKAHWGRALPKGWGQGIAIANYGMSGKPEAGTTVAAIVTVEVTRDGDVRVDSVDIAFDPGHVGYPDGLVSQMEGGSIFALNSALNEQITVANGKVVESNFHNYPMMRIGDAPKRISVHFGGVSGHPRMAWVGESPMGPVAAALGNALFAATGKRLRSMPYRLNDLSWT; from the coding sequence ATGTGTCCACGCGGACACTTAGCATCTGACCTTCTGCCTACCATTGGTAGGGCGTCGTTTATTGACGGCTTACGGAAGACGCATGAACAGATCACCGCCGCGTGTCGAGGCGCCGTCGAGCGCGCAGGCGACAGGATCCTGCTCAAACGCGGGAATGCCGCGGAAGTCCTTACGTCATCCGGCACCATCGTCGAGGCGGAGTACCACGCGCCGTTTGCGGAACACGCGGCCATGGAGCCGCTCAACGGTACGGCACTGGTCACGGCCGAACGCGTGGATGTGTGGCATCCGTCGCAACAGGCGCAGCAGGCACACATCGTCGCCGCCCAGGAGGCTGGCCTGTCGCCGGACAAGGTCTACTTCCACCAAACCTATGTGGGCGGCGGGTTCGGCCGACGCGTCACCGGCAACGACGTGCGCATGGTGGTCGCCGTCGCAAAGCGTTATCCAGGGCGTCCGGTAAAAGTCATCTGGTCACGCGAGGAGACCATGCGCCAAGGGCGCTACAGGTCGATCGAATCCGTCCGGCTCCGCGCCGCGCTCGATGCGGACGGCATGCCTGTCGCATTCCATGCCCGCGCCGCCGGCGCGCCCGATTTCTTTACGAACTACCTGCACGACGGCCCGCTGAGCGCCGGTATCGTCGACCATGTACTGGTCGAATCGAGCACCGTGCCACTTCATGTGCTGACAGGCTCTTACCGAGGACCTGGATACAACGCTCACGCAACGTTCATCGAAACGTTCGTCGACGAATGTGCGCATGTCGCAGGCATCGATCCTCTAGCATACCGGCTCAAGCTTTACTCGAGATGGCCCGACCCCGGATGGGTCCGGTGTCTGACCGAGGTGGCGGACAAGGCACACTGGGGCCGCGCTTTGCCGAAGGGGTGGGGCCAAGGCATCGCAATCGCAAACTACGGCATGAGCGGCAAGCCCGAGGCCGGCACGACCGTCGCGGCAATCGTCACCGTCGAGGTGACCCGCGACGGCGACGTCCGGGTCGATTCCGTCGACATCGCATTCGATCCCGGGCATGTCGGCTATCCGGACGGGCTCGTGTCCCAGATGGAAGGCGGGTCCATCTTTGCGCTGAATTCGGCTCTCAACGAGCAGATCACGGTTGCGAACGGGAAAGTCGTCGAGAGCAACTTCCACAACTATCCGATGATGCGAATAGGCGATGCACCGAAGCGCATCAGCGTCCATTTTGGTGGCGTCTCCGGTCACCCGCGCATGGCATGGGTCGGCGAATCGCCGATGGGCCCGGTGGCCGCGGCGCTCGGCAATGCACTGTTCGCCGCCACCGGCAAACGATTGAGATCGATGCCCTACCGACTCAATGACCTGAGCTGGACGTAA
- a CDS encoding transposase — MLSVRVDTCTQTVMTEKQDLRSRLVIGRRRDGRREFDEDAVRELVEFCLRPGVSIARAAMDHDVNPNQLRRWISRHQQHTLQTPMRPDPLVIDGVSIDIPGSARRVPVSEAQAFVPVVTAPSTVPAVSPVLPPDTSLMALSLHVRLSNGVEFDLGEASVDELATVIQMLGRLQCSGSTKG, encoded by the coding sequence ATGCTAAGTGTCCGCGTGGACACATGCACTCAGACCGTGATGACAGAGAAACAGGACCTTCGAAGCAGACTGGTGATTGGCCGCAGACGGGATGGCCGGCGGGAATTTGATGAAGATGCCGTGCGGGAGCTGGTCGAGTTTTGCCTGAGGCCGGGGGTATCGATCGCCCGGGCGGCCATGGACCATGACGTTAATCCGAACCAGTTGCGTCGCTGGATCTCGCGCCATCAGCAGCATACGCTGCAAACACCAATGAGACCAGACCCGCTGGTGATAGACGGCGTATCGATCGACATCCCAGGCTCAGCGCGTCGTGTTCCGGTGAGTGAAGCGCAGGCATTTGTCCCTGTCGTCACCGCGCCATCGACAGTGCCTGCCGTTTCCCCTGTACTGCCACCGGACACGTCGTTGATGGCGCTCTCGTTACATGTGCGCCTGTCGAATGGTGTCGAATTTGATCTTGGCGAGGCGAGCGTCGACGAGCTGGCCACGGTGATCCAGATGCTCGGGAGGCTGCAGTGTTCCGGTTCGACGAAGGGCTGA
- the tnpB gene encoding IS66 family insertion sequence element accessory protein TnpB (TnpB, as the term is used for proteins encoded by IS66 family insertion elements, is considered an accessory protein, since TnpC, encoded by a neighboring gene, is a DDE family transposase.): protein MFRFDEGLKVYLHRDPVDFRMGINGLSILVEQAMRLNPMTSALFVFGNRRRDRIKILGWGGNGFWLLLKRLEADRFIWPNGSDTITLNAEQLHWLLDGIDLTVIQKHPQRYYARMS from the coding sequence GTGTTCCGGTTCGACGAAGGGCTGAAGGTCTACCTGCATCGCGATCCGGTCGACTTCCGCATGGGCATCAACGGGCTGTCGATCCTGGTCGAACAGGCGATGCGCCTGAACCCAATGACCTCAGCGCTGTTCGTCTTCGGCAATCGCCGTCGCGATCGCATCAAGATTCTCGGCTGGGGCGGCAACGGCTTCTGGTTGCTGCTCAAGCGACTCGAAGCCGATCGCTTCATCTGGCCGAACGGAAGCGACACGATCACGCTCAACGCCGAGCAGTTGCACTGGCTGCTCGACGGAATCGACCTGACAGTGATCCAGAAGCATCCCCAGCGATATTACGCGCGGATGAGCTGA
- a CDS encoding LysR family transcriptional regulator gives MDSRLIEYFLRVAELGSINKAASDLRLSQPAMSRHIALLEHQMRAKLFTRTQGGVTLTESGTLLLERARPILRQLSKLVEEVGDRAAGQLSIGVAPSWQHMFTSAYISQLVQEFPGVSLRIHEGASHELREVMHSGMLDLAIVPFEGNPPQGYVHTPLVREPLILVSHSSTQLRPDRPVPLSRLENLKLALPGKPNVIRAQIENSLERRGLQFKTLFEIDAMNLSIELARQGICDTITPCCAVSGNSRYQDEVSWSPIRGMFMTWALCENTARSHSPAVREGQKLVQKLLDDILRRGKWLGAERLSKTSKANTFELFEEA, from the coding sequence ATGGATTCCAGACTTATCGAATATTTCTTGCGTGTCGCAGAGCTCGGCAGCATCAACAAGGCGGCGAGCGACCTTCGCCTGTCACAGCCGGCGATGTCGCGGCATATTGCTTTGCTCGAGCATCAGATGCGCGCGAAGTTGTTCACCCGCACGCAAGGCGGTGTAACACTCACCGAATCGGGAACACTGCTATTGGAGCGCGCGCGCCCAATCCTGCGTCAGCTGTCCAAGCTTGTTGAAGAGGTTGGGGACCGTGCGGCAGGCCAGTTGTCCATCGGCGTCGCTCCGTCCTGGCAGCACATGTTCACATCCGCCTACATCTCGCAGCTCGTTCAGGAGTTTCCCGGTGTGTCATTGCGAATCCATGAGGGTGCTAGCCACGAACTGCGCGAAGTCATGCATTCCGGCATGCTCGACCTGGCAATAGTGCCTTTTGAAGGGAACCCGCCGCAGGGCTACGTTCATACTCCCTTGGTGCGTGAGCCGCTCATTCTCGTATCGCACAGCAGCACGCAGCTTAGGCCGGACAGGCCGGTTCCACTGTCGCGCCTGGAGAACCTGAAACTCGCGCTACCCGGCAAGCCAAATGTCATCCGCGCCCAGATTGAAAACTCGCTTGAAAGAAGAGGACTTCAGTTCAAGACGCTATTCGAGATTGACGCGATGAACCTCTCGATAGAGCTTGCTCGACAAGGTATCTGCGATACCATCACGCCCTGCTGCGCGGTGAGCGGTAACTCGCGCTACCAGGATGAAGTTTCCTGGAGCCCTATTCGCGGGATGTTCATGACCTGGGCACTCTGCGAGAACACCGCGAGGTCTCATTCACCGGCCGTCCGTGAAGGCCAAAAGCTCGTCCAGAAACTTTTGGACGACATTCTCAGGCGTGGAAAGTGGCTGGGGGCGGAACGGCTGTCCAAGACATCGAAGGCAAATACCTTCGAGCTGTTCGAAGAAGCATAA